A segment of the uncultured Fibrobacter sp. genome:
CGTCGTTTTTGCAGTTTTGCTGCTGCTCCCGTTTACGGTGCAGACAGTGGCGGACTTGCGTGGCGAAAAGCACTTTATGAGCCTCGACATTTTCAAGGATGTCGTTTATACGCCGTTTAAGCGCGAATCCAGGATGGTGGAATCGGCGGCCAAGTTGAATGACGCCTGGTTTGCGGCGCGAGAATCGATTGCCGGCGGAGCCGAGGTGGGCGAGTCACTGGATGGCGTTATCAGTGCTCTTTCGGATCTGGAGGCGGTTGCGCTTTCGGTGAACAGCTATGCTGAACTCGATACGGCCGAGGCAGACTACAAGCTGCTGAAATTAGCGGATACCTTGGTGGCCTCCCTTGAAGACGAACCAGAATCGTTCAAGTCGGTGGATTCCACGTTGAAGGCTGTGGTGGCCGAATTTGGGCATTTCTCGGTCTGGCGCGCGTTTAGTGGAATTAAGCATTATGGCGTGTGGACGAGCCGCTATTTGCGTACGTTCGAAAATAAGGTCGAAGACGAAAATGCTTTGGTGCTGGCGTTCCGCCCTAAGTATCAGCTTGCGGTGTGGAATCTTTTTAACGATCCCGGTGAAAAGGTGGTGCTGGGTGCCAATTGTCAAGGCGAATCGGATTGTGCGGGGCGCCCGGGCCGCTGGCTTTTCTATCGGCAAGATGTAGAATTCCTGGTGCAGCCGTCACCGCTGGATGTTCGCAGTGCAAAGCTCGACAATCCGATTCAGGCGATACTTAAGTTCCGCGATCAGCTCAAGTCGAGGGGCGTAGAACTTTTAGTGGTGATTACGCCGGGTAAGCCGAGTATTTATCCGGAACGATTGACGGGCTCGGTGGTAGGTTCGGGCAATGCTTTAAATGAATCTGCTGCTAAAAATGCGGCCGGACACGGCAAGGCGATTTTAGATTCGCTCAATGCGCTTGGGCTGAATACGGTGGATCTTTATACGCCGCTCCTCTCTGCAAAGGCGGACGATGCAAACTTGGGTGCGCTGTACTTGGATGACGATACTCACTGGACTCCGCGTGGTGCAGAACTTGCTGCAGCTGAAATCGCGAAAAAAGTGAATTCGATGGCGGAGGCGGGCTTGATTGAGATTGGTGAACCGTCTATGGACTATGTGGTTTCGGATTCCTTGGCAGACCGTATGGGCGACATTGGTGAAATGAGTGGACTCAATAAGTTCAACGTGTTCAAGGTGCAACAGGTGACCGGTCATGTGGTTTCTCAACAAGATGTTTCTGAACGTATGGAAGCCCCGGCAGATTCGCTTTCGGATTCTACGGTGGTACGCGATACGGTCAAGACTCCTTTTAAAGACGATTTCCGCAAGTCGAAAATTTTGATTCTGGGCGACAGCTTCAGTCGCATTTACCAGACGGATGCGCCTGTGAACGCAGGCTGGATTGCTCATTTTGCAAGGAATATCAGCCGACCGGTGTCCTCGATAGTAAGCGACGGCGGTGCTTCTACATTGGTGCGTGAAAAGCTTGCCCGCAAGGCGGGTGTGCTCAAGGGCAAGAAACTCCTGATTTGGGAATTTGTGGAACGCGACCTGCGCTTTGGCGCCGAAGGCTGGAAAGATATAGAGTTTTAGAGGATAATGCAATGGCTAGACATGGAACTCCCACTCCGGGACAGGCGATTTTAGAAGGTATTGAATGGCTCAAGATGGACAAGGCGGAATTTGCACGCCGCATCGGAGTCCCGATGGAAACTCTCGAAGGGCTGATTGCGGGAACGGTTGAAATCACCCGTGAACTCGCCGAAGCGCTTGAATCTGTGACCGGCAGCCCCGCCGCCTACTGGCGCATGCTCGCGTCGAAAGCAAAACGCGTCTCTCAATCCTAGCCACCAACCACTAACCACTGTTTACTATGAATATTATTGATGCTGTAAATTGTATGTGCGACCTTGCGAAGGGCGTGGCGGAACAGTTTGACGTGATTGCCTCGAATTCCCATTCCGAGGGATTGTCGGTCTTTCAGGGCCAGGTGCAGAATACCGAGATTTCGGATTCCGTGGGGCTTGGCATTCGAGTCATCAAGGACGGACGTCCAGGATATGCGCACACCGAACGTCTAACTAAAGAAGCGATTGCGCAGACCATCAAGGATGCGCTTTGCCATACGCAGTGGACCGAAAAGGTCGACTTTGAACTCCCTGCGCCCGCAAAGATTCCTGCGGATTATCCCGATTACAATCCGGCGCTGGAATCGCTCACGCTTGCAGAACTCAAGGACTTTTGCATCGAACTCGAAAAGGAAACCTTTGCGCGTTCCGCGGATATCAAGAATATCCCTTATCTGGGTGCCGACCTGAATCGCGACTTTTCGATTGTTGCAAACCACAAGGGACTTTTCTATACCGAAAAGGATAATTCTGTATCGGTCGGTGCAGGTGCTGTCGCGGTTCGCGATGGAATCAGCAAGCTAGGCAACTTTGTCAAGAGTGGTCGCGACTGGAGTGAATTCACGGTTGCCGAAATTGCTGACAAGGCTGCAAACTATGCTACCGAACTTTTCGGTGCAAAAAAAATCGAAG
Coding sequences within it:
- a CDS encoding XRE family transcriptional regulator, whose translation is MARHGTPTPGQAILEGIEWLKMDKAEFARRIGVPMETLEGLIAGTVEITRELAEALESVTGSPAAYWRMLASKAKRVSQS
- a CDS encoding TldD/PmbA family protein — protein: MNIIDAVNCMCDLAKGVAEQFDVIASNSHSEGLSVFQGQVQNTEISDSVGLGIRVIKDGRPGYAHTERLTKEAIAQTIKDALCHTQWTEKVDFELPAPAKIPADYPDYNPALESLTLAELKDFCIELEKETFARSADIKNIPYLGADLNRDFSIVANHKGLFYTEKDNSVSVGAGAVAVRDGISKLGNFVKSGRDWSEFTVAEIADKAANYATELFGAKKIEGGKIPVVFSERISGRFMGMYASPFIAESMQKGTSRLAGKEGQKIASDKLSLWSDPLSENFCHKIFFDSEGSLTRRVEVIKDGVFNEALYNLETAAKAGRATTGNGARDFGSKMSTAFWNMFVPAGECSTAELLKLFPKCLLVVRLEGGSGCSSVSGELSIGAHGFWCENGVIQHPVDGVTLSGNFFDIIQNVVGVGNEYYNPFSGVKVPALAISELAVSC